In one Bacillus thuringiensis genomic region, the following are encoded:
- a CDS encoding flotillin family protein, whose amino-acid sequence MTIPLIIGGVLLAILILLILVFITKYRTVGPDEALIVTGNWLGGGKNVVTTDDGKKIKIIRGGGTFVVPIMQRAEPLSLLNYKLEVGTRDTYTKQGVPVTVNGVSIIKVGSTIEEVSTAAEQYLGKETEELKVEAKEVLEGHLRAILSSMTVEDAYSNREQFAQKVHEVASTDLKKMGLRIVSFTIKEIMDKNGYLDALGQPQIATVKRDATIANAEREKEARIEKARAEKEAKEAEYQRDAQIAEAEKHKELKVQSYKREQEQARADADLSYELQQAKAQQGVTEEQMRVKIIEREKQIELEEKEIARREKQYDAEVKKKADADRYAVEQSAEAEKVKQIKKADADQYKIEAEARARAEEVRVEGLAKAEIEKAQGQAKAEVQKAQGTAEADVIRLKGLAEAEAKQKIAEAFELYGQAAIMDMVLKMLPSYAKEVASPLSNIDKITVVDTGGGGKNSGAGKVAGYATDLMATMQETLKASSGIDLKELLEGFAGKGAVQQLSSDKPVVSVVEDEKKEVEKDKE is encoded by the coding sequence ATGACGATTCCATTAATTATCGGTGGAGTTTTACTGGCAATTTTAATTCTACTCATTTTAGTATTCATTACGAAGTATCGTACGGTTGGTCCAGATGAAGCGTTAATTGTTACAGGGAACTGGCTTGGTGGAGGAAAGAATGTTGTTACCACTGATGATGGAAAGAAGATTAAGATTATCCGCGGGGGCGGTACTTTCGTAGTTCCAATTATGCAAAGAGCAGAACCTTTAAGCCTATTAAACTACAAATTAGAAGTTGGTACACGCGATACGTATACGAAGCAAGGTGTTCCAGTTACAGTAAATGGTGTTTCTATTATTAAAGTAGGTTCTACAATTGAAGAAGTATCTACTGCAGCTGAGCAATATTTAGGAAAAGAAACGGAAGAGTTAAAAGTAGAAGCAAAAGAGGTTTTAGAAGGTCACTTACGTGCAATCTTATCTTCTATGACAGTAGAAGATGCGTATAGTAATAGAGAGCAATTTGCTCAAAAGGTACATGAAGTAGCTTCTACAGATTTAAAGAAGATGGGACTTCGCATTGTTTCTTTCACAATTAAAGAAATAATGGATAAAAACGGATACTTAGATGCGCTTGGTCAGCCGCAAATTGCTACCGTTAAGCGTGATGCAACAATTGCGAACGCAGAGCGTGAAAAAGAAGCACGTATTGAAAAAGCACGTGCTGAAAAAGAGGCAAAAGAAGCAGAATATCAACGTGATGCACAAATCGCTGAAGCTGAAAAACATAAAGAATTAAAAGTACAGTCCTATAAGAGGGAACAAGAGCAAGCACGTGCAGATGCGGATCTTTCTTACGAATTACAACAAGCGAAAGCACAACAAGGTGTTACAGAAGAGCAAATGCGCGTTAAAATCATTGAGCGTGAAAAGCAAATCGAGTTAGAAGAAAAAGAGATTGCGCGTCGTGAAAAGCAATACGATGCAGAAGTTAAGAAAAAAGCAGATGCAGATCGCTATGCTGTTGAGCAATCAGCGGAAGCAGAAAAAGTAAAACAAATTAAAAAGGCAGATGCGGATCAATATAAGATTGAAGCTGAAGCGAGAGCTCGTGCGGAAGAAGTACGTGTAGAAGGTTTAGCGAAGGCGGAAATCGAAAAAGCGCAAGGTCAAGCAAAAGCGGAAGTACAAAAAGCACAAGGTACGGCGGAAGCAGATGTTATTAGATTAAAAGGTTTAGCAGAAGCAGAAGCGAAACAAAAAATTGCCGAAGCATTTGAATTATATGGTCAAGCAGCAATTATGGATATGGTTCTTAAAATGCTTCCAAGTTATGCGAAGGAAGTTGCAAGTCCGCTTAGTAACATTGATAAAATCACAGTTGTCGATACAGGCGGCGGTGGTAAAAATAGCGGGGCCGGAAAAGTTGCAGGTTATGCGACTGATTTAATGGCAACGATGCAAGAAACGTTAAAAGCTTCTTCTGGAATTGACTTAAAAGAGCTATTAGAAGGATTTGCAGGAAAAGGAGCGGTACAACAATTGTCAAGCGATAAACCTGTTGTATCTGTAGTAGAAGATGAGAAAAAAGAAGTAGAAAAAGATAAAGAATAG
- a CDS encoding NfeD family protein — translation MVLFGYPLETIYLYGFIIATILTVIYIFFGDIFESIFSFGGGSVSVVTLLLSFFAMLCGLSYIGEYLFSFNSITIFGAAFAISFIGVFIMKILILKPIAEAEQNTVQRMDEFIGCKGEVITTIPTEGFGEVLISSQFGSNAIPAKTVGKKDISQGTEVIIEGVQDGVLLVQNIAYSLKKPKL, via the coding sequence ATGGTCTTGTTTGGTTATCCACTTGAAACAATTTATTTATATGGATTTATTATTGCTACTATACTCACTGTTATTTATATCTTCTTTGGAGATATATTTGAATCCATATTTAGTTTTGGGGGCGGATCTGTATCCGTTGTTACTTTATTACTTAGTTTCTTCGCCATGTTATGTGGGCTTAGTTATATAGGAGAGTACTTATTTTCCTTTAATAGTATTACTATTTTCGGGGCTGCATTTGCTATATCTTTTATCGGTGTTTTCATCATGAAAATACTAATTTTAAAACCGATTGCAGAAGCAGAACAAAATACCGTACAACGTATGGATGAATTTATCGGTTGCAAAGGAGAAGTCATTACGACAATTCCTACAGAAGGATTTGGTGAAGTATTAATTTCATCCCAATTTGGAAGTAATGCAATCCCAGCTAAAACAGTTGGGAAAAAAGATATTTCGCAAGGAACAGAGGTTATTATCGAGGGAGTCCAAGATGGTGTTTTACTTGTACAAAACATCGCTTATTCTTTAAAGAAACCAAAATTATAA